One region of Streptomyces davaonensis JCM 4913 genomic DNA includes:
- a CDS encoding glyceraldehyde-3-phosphate dehydrogenase, with translation MTVNDDSFTNWKNREEIAESMIPIIGKLHRERDVTVLLHSRSLVNKSVVSILKTHRFARQIAGEELSVTETLPFLQALTALDLGPSQIDIGMLAATYKSDDRGLSVAEFTAEAVAGATGANKLEGGAGRDVVLYGFGRIGRLVARLLIEKAGSGNGLRLRAIVVRGGGEADLVKRASLLRRDSIHGQFQGTITVDEESSTIFANGNAIKVIYANDPSEVDYTAYGIKDAILIDNTGKWRDREGLSKHLRPGIDKVVLTAPGKGDVPNIVHGVNHDTIKPDEQILSCASCTTNAIVPPLKAMDDEYGVLRGHVETVHSFTNDQNLLDNYHKADRRGRSAPLNMVITETGAASAVAKALPDLKAPITGSSIRVPVPDVSIAILSLRLGRETSREEVLDYLREVSLHSPLKRQIDFTTAPDAVSMDFVGSRHASIVDAGATKVDGDNAILYLWYDNEFGYSCQVIRVVQHVSGVEYPTYPAPAV, from the coding sequence GTGACTGTCAACGACGACTCGTTCACCAACTGGAAGAACCGCGAGGAGATCGCGGAGTCGATGATCCCGATCATCGGGAAGCTGCACCGGGAGCGGGACGTAACGGTTCTGCTGCACAGCCGCTCCTTGGTGAACAAGTCGGTGGTCAGCATCCTGAAGACCCACCGGTTCGCGCGGCAGATCGCGGGCGAGGAGCTGTCGGTCACCGAGACGCTGCCCTTCCTCCAGGCGCTCACCGCGCTGGACCTCGGCCCGTCCCAGATCGACATCGGCATGCTGGCCGCGACGTACAAGTCGGACGACCGCGGTCTGTCGGTGGCGGAGTTCACCGCGGAGGCGGTCGCCGGCGCCACGGGCGCCAACAAGCTGGAGGGCGGCGCGGGCCGCGATGTGGTCCTGTACGGCTTCGGCCGCATCGGCCGCCTGGTCGCCCGGCTGCTGATCGAGAAGGCGGGCTCCGGCAACGGTCTGCGGCTGCGGGCCATCGTGGTCCGCGGCGGTGGCGAGGCGGACCTGGTCAAGCGCGCCTCGCTGCTGCGCCGCGACTCCATCCACGGCCAGTTCCAGGGCACGATCACGGTGGACGAGGAGTCCTCCACGATCTTCGCCAACGGCAACGCGATCAAGGTGATCTACGCGAACGACCCGTCCGAGGTCGACTACACGGCGTACGGCATCAAGGACGCGATCCTCATCGACAACACCGGCAAGTGGCGGGACCGCGAGGGCCTCTCCAAGCACCTGCGCCCCGGTATCGACAAGGTCGTGCTGACCGCGCCCGGCAAGGGCGACGTCCCGAACATCGTGCACGGCGTCAACCACGACACGATCAAGCCGGACGAGCAGATCCTGTCCTGCGCCTCCTGCACGACCAACGCGATCGTGCCGCCGCTGAAGGCGATGGACGACGAGTACGGCGTGCTGCGCGGTCACGTGGAGACGGTCCACTCGTTCACCAACGACCAGAACCTGCTGGACAACTACCACAAGGCCGACCGCCGCGGCCGCAGCGCGCCGCTGAACATGGTGATCACCGAGACCGGTGCCGCCTCCGCCGTCGCGAAGGCGCTGCCGGACCTCAAGGCCCCGATCACCGGCAGCTCGATCCGCGTCCCCGTCCCGGACGTCTCGATCGCCATCCTCAGCCTGCGCCTCGGCCGTGAGACCAGCCGCGAGGAGGTCCTCGACTACCTCCGCGAGGTCTCGCTGCACTCGCCGCTGAAGCGTCAGATCGACTTCACCACGGCCCCCGACGCCGTCTCGATGGACTTCGTCGGCTCGCGCCACGCCTCGATCGTCGACGCCGGCGCCACCAAGGTCGACGGCGACAACGCCATCCTCTACCTCTGGTACGACAACGAGTTCGGCTACTCCTGCCAGGTCATCCGGGTCGTGCAGCACGTCTCCGGCGTGGAGTACCCGACCTACCCGGCTCCGGCGGTCTGA
- a CDS encoding flavodoxin family protein, translating into MATLLIVHHTPSPNCQAMFEAVLSGATAPEIEGVAVVRRPALSATATDVLDADAFLLGTPANLGYMSGALKHFFDQVYYPCLDATRGRPFGYYVHGGNDVTGAVRSIESVTTGLGWRRAAEAVTVTGEPAKADIEACWELGATVAAGLMG; encoded by the coding sequence GTGGCCACTCTGCTGATCGTGCATCACACGCCCTCGCCGAACTGCCAGGCGATGTTCGAGGCCGTGCTCTCCGGCGCGACCGCGCCCGAGATCGAGGGCGTCGCCGTGGTGCGGCGGCCCGCGCTGTCCGCCACCGCGACGGACGTGCTGGACGCCGATGCCTTCCTCCTCGGCACCCCGGCCAACCTCGGCTACATGTCCGGCGCCCTGAAGCACTTCTTCGACCAGGTGTATTACCCGTGCCTGGACGCCACGCGCGGGCGGCCCTTCGGCTACTACGTGCACGGGGGCAACGACGTCACCGGCGCGGTGCGGTCCATCGAGTCGGTCACCACGGGGCTCGGCTGGCGGCGCGCGGCGGAGGCCGTCACAGTGACGGGCGAACCGGCCAAAGCGGACATCGAGGCGTGCTGGGAGCTGGGGGCCACGGTCGCCGCCGGACTGATGGGCTGA
- a CDS encoding nucleoside/nucleotide kinase family protein — protein sequence MSDPRCRCTCPGATVWVTGRPLADRLAAAYALAERLLAQGRRVTVLDRYDDLSADAAHLGLAAEVLARNGLVAIVPCATDGVEAVRSRHEASGTRYVELSVTDRTSPEESALAALGRIVTHD from the coding sequence GTGAGCGATCCGAGATGCCGGTGTACCTGCCCCGGCGCGACGGTCTGGGTCACCGGGCGGCCGCTGGCCGACCGGCTGGCCGCCGCTTACGCGCTCGCCGAGCGACTGCTCGCACAGGGCCGCCGGGTGACCGTGCTCGACCGCTACGACGACCTGTCCGCGGATGCGGCACACCTGGGCCTGGCCGCCGAAGTGCTGGCCCGCAACGGCCTGGTGGCCATCGTCCCGTGCGCCACGGACGGCGTGGAAGCAGTGCGTTCACGGCACGAGGCGAGTGGTACCCGGTACGTCGAATTGTCCGTGACCGACCGGACAAGTCCGGAGGAATCCGCCTTGGCCGCGCTCGGGCGGATCGTCACACACGACTGA
- a CDS encoding acyltransferase family protein, producing the protein MRSLGQAQAPPGANDGTAAAPAGRTARSVKERDAFFDNAKYLAIVLVAMGHAWEPLRDESRTVTALYMVVYAFHMPAFIVISGYFSRTFDATPGRVKRLVTGVAVPYVVFEVAYTFFTRWTDNEPGRDISLLDPLYLTWFLAALFIWRLTTPIWRIARWPLPVALGIASLATLTPTIGKDLDLQRALQFLPYFVLGLILKPEHFALVRRREVRLAAVPVLLGAAVVAYWAVPRMNYAWFFHRTSAEDLAAPAWYGPLMTLVLFGCSMILVACFLSLVPGRGTWFTALGAGTLYGYLLHGFVIQAANKYHWSHLDWVQEPLGKIVVTLVAGAMVTALCTAPVRRVFRFAMEPKMEWAFRRDPVAEARSR; encoded by the coding sequence ATGCGCAGTCTCGGACAGGCCCAGGCGCCGCCCGGAGCGAACGACGGCACGGCCGCGGCGCCGGCCGGACGGACTGCTCGGTCGGTCAAGGAGCGGGACGCGTTCTTCGACAACGCCAAGTACCTGGCCATCGTGCTGGTGGCGATGGGGCACGCGTGGGAGCCGCTGCGGGACGAGAGCCGTACGGTCACCGCGCTGTACATGGTCGTCTACGCCTTCCACATGCCGGCGTTCATCGTCATCTCCGGCTACTTCTCGCGGACCTTCGATGCGACCCCGGGACGCGTGAAGCGGCTGGTGACCGGAGTCGCCGTGCCGTACGTCGTGTTCGAGGTGGCGTACACCTTCTTCACGCGCTGGACGGACAACGAGCCGGGCCGTGACATCAGCCTGCTGGACCCGCTGTATCTCACCTGGTTCCTGGCGGCACTGTTCATCTGGCGGCTCACCACGCCGATCTGGCGGATCGCGCGCTGGCCGCTGCCGGTGGCGCTCGGCATAGCGAGCCTGGCCACGCTGACGCCGACCATCGGCAAGGACCTCGACCTCCAGCGCGCGCTCCAGTTCCTGCCGTACTTCGTCCTCGGCCTGATTCTGAAGCCGGAGCACTTCGCGCTGGTGCGTCGGCGCGAGGTGCGCCTGGCCGCGGTGCCGGTGCTGCTCGGCGCGGCCGTCGTCGCCTACTGGGCCGTGCCGCGGATGAACTACGCGTGGTTCTTCCACCGCACCAGCGCCGAGGACCTGGCGGCGCCCGCCTGGTACGGGCCGCTCATGACGCTCGTACTGTTCGGCTGCTCGATGATCCTGGTGGCGTGCTTCCTGTCGCTGGTCCCCGGCCGCGGCACGTGGTTCACGGCCCTGGGCGCGGGCACGCTCTACGGCTATCTTCTGCACGGCTTCGTCATCCAGGCCGCCAACAAGTACCACTGGTCCCACCTGGACTGGGTGCAGGAGCCGCTCGGGAAGATCGTCGTGACCCTCGTCGCCGGCGCGATGGTGACGGCGCTGTGCACGGCGCCGGTGCGGCGGGTCTTCCGGTTCGCGATGGAGCCGAAGATGGAGTGGGCCTTCCGCCGCGATCCGGTCGCCGAGGCCCGGTCCCGCTGA
- a CDS encoding GNAT family N-acetyltransferase: MTDIEQGAAQARVRPARPADLPYVAELAAEHAAYEKALPPPADLPRRLEKLLFGPANPPRLSCFVAELDGGEIVGYASCAPEVSTWDGTEYLHMDCLFLRDGHRGLGLGPLLMNAVVAEARARGLDLVQWQTPPWNTDAIRFYDRLGARAKEKLRYSLPVDAEPD, encoded by the coding sequence GTGACGGACATCGAACAAGGCGCCGCACAGGCCCGCGTACGCCCCGCGCGCCCCGCCGATCTGCCGTACGTCGCGGAACTGGCGGCCGAACACGCCGCGTACGAGAAAGCGTTGCCGCCGCCCGCCGACCTGCCGCGGCGGCTGGAGAAACTTCTGTTCGGCCCGGCGAACCCGCCCCGCCTGTCCTGCTTCGTCGCGGAACTCGACGGCGGCGAGATCGTCGGCTACGCCTCCTGCGCCCCCGAGGTCTCCACCTGGGACGGCACCGAGTACCTCCACATGGACTGCCTCTTCCTCCGCGACGGCCACCGCGGCCTGGGCCTCGGACCCCTGCTTATGAATGCGGTGGTGGCCGAGGCGCGCGCCCGCGGCCTCGACCTCGTGCAGTGGCAGACCCCGCCGTGGAACACCGACGCGATCCGGTTCTACGACCGCCTCGGCGCCCGCGCCAAGGAGAAACTGCGCTACTCCCTGCCCGTCGACGCCGAGCCCGATTGA
- a CDS encoding lipoprotein has protein sequence MAGRRAACAAVLVVLLAGCSSGAEDNDAKASASPSAAAKDSSVADSGRSLGAKGSDCELPVTFDIAEEWTAESVEAPLDQGPVSLACEVDAKPAGNIGFLRAWTGEPGDDDARAVLEAFVAAQGGVSKEKYGEFGAGDLDGAEVTYLYSNELLEETKEESALAVVTAQGPVVLHLGGLDTEEHRAMLPAFELAKKTLRSGRAE, from the coding sequence GTGGCGGGGCGTCGAGCGGCTTGTGCCGCGGTGCTGGTCGTGCTGTTGGCAGGGTGTTCGTCGGGGGCCGAGGACAACGACGCGAAGGCGTCGGCGAGTCCGTCGGCGGCCGCGAAGGACTCCTCCGTCGCGGACAGTGGCCGTTCCCTCGGGGCCAAGGGCTCCGACTGCGAGTTGCCCGTCACCTTCGACATCGCCGAGGAGTGGACCGCGGAGTCCGTCGAGGCCCCGCTGGACCAGGGTCCGGTCAGCCTGGCCTGCGAGGTCGACGCCAAGCCCGCGGGCAACATCGGCTTCCTGCGGGCGTGGACCGGTGAGCCGGGCGACGACGACGCCCGTGCCGTACTGGAGGCCTTCGTCGCCGCCCAGGGCGGGGTGAGCAAGGAGAAGTACGGCGAGTTCGGCGCGGGCGATCTCGACGGTGCCGAGGTGACGTACCTCTACTCCAACGAGCTTCTGGAAGAGACCAAGGAGGAGAGCGCGCTGGCCGTCGTCACCGCGCAGGGGCCGGTCGTTCTGCACCTCGGCGGCCTCGACACCGAGGAGCACCGGGCGATGCTCCCCGCCTTCGAGCTGGCGAAGAAGACGCTGCGCTCCGGCCGGGCCGAGTAG
- a CDS encoding GH1 family beta-glucosidase — MPEPIDLAAFPDDFSWGTATSAYQIEGAAAEDGRSPSIWDTFSHTPGKVDNDDHGDEACDHYHRWPEDVALMRRLGVDSYRLSLAWPRVVPGGDGPVNAAGLDFYDRLVDAVLEAGITPNITLYHWDLPQVLQDRGGWTARDTAEHLAAYASAVAARLGDRVTQWCTLNEPLCSAWIGHLEGRMAPGLTDLTAAVQASYHLLLGHGLATQAIRAAVPGAQIGLVTNHSTIEAASTSPADIAAATRMDGHSNRWWLDPVYGRGFPADMRELYGVELPERPGDLETIAAPLDWHGLNYYFPVTVADDPEGPVPHAREVLLPDVPRTGMDWQIDADGLEALLLRLTDDYGVRKLYVTENGSAFPDTVAPDGSVHDPERTRYLEQHIAACARAVRKGAPLAGYYAWSLLDNFEWAYGYDKRFGLVHVDYATQQRTMKSSGLRYADIIRLHRQSQA, encoded by the coding sequence GTGCCCGAACCGATAGACCTCGCCGCCTTCCCCGACGACTTCAGCTGGGGCACGGCCACATCCGCCTACCAGATCGAGGGCGCCGCCGCCGAGGACGGCCGGTCGCCGTCCATCTGGGACACCTTCTCCCACACCCCGGGGAAGGTCGACAACGACGACCACGGCGACGAGGCCTGCGACCACTACCACCGGTGGCCCGAGGACGTGGCGCTGATGCGGCGCCTCGGCGTCGACTCCTACCGGCTGTCCCTCGCCTGGCCCCGGGTCGTCCCCGGCGGCGACGGCCCCGTCAACGCGGCCGGCCTCGACTTCTACGACCGGCTGGTCGACGCCGTCCTGGAGGCGGGCATCACGCCCAACATCACCCTGTACCACTGGGACCTGCCCCAGGTCCTCCAGGACCGCGGCGGCTGGACCGCCCGCGACACCGCCGAGCACCTCGCCGCCTACGCATCCGCCGTCGCCGCACGCCTCGGCGACCGGGTCACCCAGTGGTGCACCCTCAACGAGCCCCTGTGCTCGGCGTGGATCGGCCACCTGGAGGGCCGCATGGCCCCCGGCCTCACCGATCTCACCGCGGCCGTGCAGGCGTCGTACCACCTGCTCCTCGGGCACGGCCTCGCCACCCAGGCGATCCGCGCCGCGGTGCCGGGCGCGCAGATCGGCCTGGTGACCAACCACTCCACCATCGAGGCCGCCTCGACCAGCCCCGCCGACATCGCGGCCGCGACCCGCATGGACGGCCACAGCAACCGCTGGTGGCTCGATCCGGTCTACGGCCGCGGTTTCCCGGCCGACATGCGGGAGCTGTACGGCGTCGAACTCCCCGAGCGGCCGGGCGACCTGGAGACGATCGCCGCGCCGCTGGACTGGCACGGCCTGAACTACTACTTCCCGGTGACCGTCGCCGACGACCCCGAGGGGCCCGTCCCGCACGCCCGTGAGGTCCTGCTGCCCGACGTGCCGCGCACGGGCATGGACTGGCAGATCGACGCCGACGGCCTCGAGGCCCTGCTGCTGCGCCTGACCGACGACTACGGCGTGCGCAAGCTGTACGTCACCGAGAACGGCTCCGCCTTCCCGGACACGGTCGCGCCGGACGGCTCCGTCCACGACCCCGAGCGCACGCGGTACCTGGAGCAGCACATCGCCGCCTGCGCCCGCGCGGTGCGCAAGGGGGCCCCGCTCGCGGGGTACTACGCCTGGTCCCTGCTCGACAACTTCGAGTGGGCCTACGGCTACGACAAGCGCTTCGGCCTGGTCCACGTCGACTACGCGACGCAGCAGCGGACCATGAAGTCGAGCGGTCTGCGGTACGCGGACATCATCCGCCTGCACCGGCAGTCGCAGGCCTGA
- a CDS encoding carbohydrate ABC transporter permease, with the protein MAAPQSFLWSRRIFLTLLTVFVLLPVYVMISSSLKPLQDVSGKFQWIPSGLTIRPYFDIWETVPLADYFVNSLIVAGAATVCSVAIAVFAAYAVSRYNFRGKRVFTVTVLSTQMFPGILFLLPLFLIYVNIGNATGIALFGSRGGLILTYLTFSLPFSIWMLIGYFDSVPKDLDEAAKVDGCGPLGALFRVVVPAAIPGIVAVAVYAFMTAWGEVLFASVMTNDTTRTLAVGLQGYSTQNDVYWNQIMAASLVVSLPVVAGFLLLQRYLVTGLTAGAVK; encoded by the coding sequence ATGGCCGCCCCGCAGTCCTTCCTGTGGAGCCGCCGGATCTTCCTCACCCTGCTCACGGTCTTCGTGCTGCTGCCGGTGTACGTGATGATCTCCAGCTCGCTGAAGCCGCTCCAGGACGTGTCGGGGAAGTTCCAGTGGATCCCCTCCGGCCTCACGATCCGCCCGTACTTCGACATCTGGGAGACCGTCCCGCTCGCCGACTACTTCGTCAACTCGCTGATCGTGGCGGGCGCGGCGACCGTCTGCTCCGTGGCCATCGCCGTCTTCGCGGCCTACGCGGTCAGCCGCTACAACTTCCGCGGCAAGCGCGTCTTCACGGTCACGGTGCTCTCCACCCAGATGTTCCCGGGCATCCTCTTCCTGCTGCCGCTCTTCCTCATCTACGTCAACATCGGCAACGCCACCGGCATCGCCCTGTTCGGCTCCCGCGGCGGTCTGATCCTCACCTATCTGACCTTCTCGCTGCCGTTCTCGATCTGGATGCTGATCGGGTACTTCGACTCGGTACCCAAGGACCTCGACGAGGCGGCCAAGGTGGACGGCTGCGGGCCCCTCGGCGCCCTGTTCCGGGTCGTCGTACCGGCCGCGATCCCCGGCATCGTCGCCGTCGCCGTCTACGCGTTCATGACCGCCTGGGGCGAGGTCCTCTTCGCCTCCGTCATGACCAACGACACCACCCGCACCCTCGCGGTCGGGCTCCAGGGCTACTCCACCCAGAACGACGTGTACTGGAACCAGATCATGGCCGCCTCGCTCGTCGTCAGCCTGCCCGTCGTCGCCGGCTTCCTGCTCTTGCAGCGCTACCTCGTCACCGGCCTGACGGCCGGAGCCGTCAAGTGA
- a CDS encoding carbohydrate ABC transporter permease — translation MTTTAAYGTGERTVQKQDPQAAPPKRRFGRLRDVSLPYLLLLPALLLELLVHLVPMVIGIVVSFRELTQFYIRDWNTAPWTGLDNYKIAVDFDAPVGEALLKSFVTTCLFTVLSVGLCWLLGAAAAIYLQESFRGRGLLRTIFLVPYALPVYAAVITWAFMFQRDNGLVNHVIHDQLGLTDSPPFWLIGDNSFYTLLVVSVWKGWPFAFLIIMAGLQNIPREMYEAAALDGAGIWQQIRRITMPSLRPVNQVLVLVLFLWTFNDFNTPFVLFGRAAPESADLISLHIYQSSFQTWNFGTGSAMSVLLLLFLLLVTGVYLAVTSRGRKTADV, via the coding sequence ATGACCACCACCGCTGCCTACGGCACGGGCGAGCGGACAGTACAGAAGCAGGACCCCCAAGCGGCGCCCCCCAAGCGCCGCTTCGGGCGGCTGCGCGATGTGTCCCTGCCGTATCTGCTCCTCCTGCCCGCCCTGCTCCTGGAACTCCTGGTCCACCTGGTGCCGATGGTCATCGGCATCGTGGTCAGCTTCAGGGAGCTCACCCAGTTCTACATCCGGGACTGGAACACCGCGCCCTGGACGGGCCTGGACAACTACAAGATCGCGGTCGACTTCGACGCCCCCGTCGGCGAGGCCCTGCTCAAGTCGTTCGTCACGACCTGTCTGTTCACCGTGCTCTCGGTCGGCCTGTGCTGGCTGCTGGGTGCCGCCGCGGCGATCTACCTCCAGGAGTCCTTCCGCGGCCGCGGCCTGCTGCGCACGATCTTCCTCGTGCCGTACGCGCTGCCCGTCTACGCCGCCGTCATCACCTGGGCGTTCATGTTCCAGCGCGACAACGGCCTGGTGAACCATGTGATCCACGACCAGTTGGGGCTCACCGACTCACCGCCCTTCTGGCTGATCGGCGACAACAGCTTCTACACCCTGCTCGTGGTCTCGGTGTGGAAGGGCTGGCCGTTCGCCTTCCTCATCATCATGGCCGGGCTCCAGAACATCCCGCGCGAGATGTACGAGGCCGCCGCGCTCGACGGCGCCGGGATCTGGCAGCAGATCCGCCGGATCACGATGCCGTCCCTGCGCCCGGTCAACCAGGTCCTCGTCCTGGTGCTGTTCCTGTGGACGTTCAACGACTTCAACACGCCCTTCGTGCTGTTCGGCCGGGCGGCGCCGGAATCGGCGGACCTGATCTCGCTCCACATCTACCAGTCGTCGTTCCAGACCTGGAACTTCGGCACCGGCTCCGCGATGTCGGTCCTGCTCCTGCTGTTCCTGCTCCTGGTGACCGGGGTCTACCTCGCCGTCACCTCCCGCGGAAGGAAGACCGCCGATGTCTAA
- a CDS encoding ABC transporter substrate-binding protein, with protein sequence MRRIRVAAIGAVTLSLVLTSAACGGGSSGSEGSNEQPKTLTYWASNQGANLEVDKKVLQPELDKFEKETGIKVKLEVVPWSDLLNRILTATTSGQGPDVLNIGNTWSASLQATGALLPWDAKNFDAIGGKDRFVDSALGSTGVQGQDPAAVPLYSMAYALYYNKKMFADAGIEKPPATWDEMAEVGKKLSKDGKWALGAEGSNLSNNIHQVFVLGKQHGADFFTPDGKADFTSDGAVAAVKQYVDLMAKDKIIAPGNAEYAQNQSLSDFAKDKTAMVLWQTASATFKSQGMKDDEWGVAPAPVQDGTPGTGTNTNSMVAGINMAVFKNTKNIDGAKKFVKFMTSDAEQKILNGAYGSIPPVKAAQEDPAFSGPALDVLRETLATSASALPQVPEESQFETVVGTAVKELFADAAAGRAVTTESVKAKLEKAQQQMSTS encoded by the coding sequence ATGCGCAGAATCAGAGTCGCAGCCATCGGCGCCGTCACCCTCTCGCTCGTCCTCACGTCGGCTGCCTGCGGCGGGGGGTCGTCCGGCTCGGAGGGCTCCAACGAGCAGCCCAAGACGCTGACCTACTGGGCCTCCAACCAGGGTGCCAACCTGGAGGTCGACAAGAAGGTCCTCCAGCCCGAACTCGACAAGTTCGAGAAGGAGACCGGCATCAAGGTGAAGCTGGAGGTGGTGCCCTGGTCGGACCTGCTCAACCGCATCCTCACCGCCACCACCTCCGGCCAGGGCCCCGACGTCCTGAACATAGGCAACACCTGGAGCGCCTCGCTCCAGGCCACCGGCGCCCTGCTGCCCTGGGACGCGAAGAACTTCGACGCGATCGGCGGCAAGGACCGCTTCGTCGACTCCGCGCTCGGCTCCACCGGCGTCCAGGGCCAGGACCCGGCCGCCGTACCGCTGTACTCCATGGCCTACGCGCTCTACTACAACAAGAAGATGTTCGCCGACGCGGGCATCGAGAAGCCGCCGGCCACCTGGGACGAGATGGCCGAGGTCGGCAAGAAGCTGTCCAAGGACGGCAAGTGGGCGCTCGGCGCCGAGGGTTCGAACCTCTCCAACAACATCCACCAGGTGTTCGTCCTCGGCAAGCAGCACGGTGCGGACTTCTTCACCCCCGACGGCAAGGCCGACTTCACTTCCGACGGCGCTGTCGCCGCCGTGAAGCAGTACGTCGACCTGATGGCCAAGGACAAGATCATCGCGCCGGGCAACGCGGAGTACGCGCAGAACCAGTCCCTGAGCGACTTCGCCAAGGACAAGACGGCGATGGTGCTCTGGCAGACCGCCTCGGCCACCTTCAAGTCCCAGGGCATGAAGGACGACGAGTGGGGCGTCGCCCCCGCCCCCGTCCAGGACGGCACCCCCGGCACGGGCACCAACACCAACTCCATGGTCGCCGGTATCAACATGGCCGTCTTCAAGAACACCAAGAACATCGACGGCGCCAAGAAGTTCGTGAAGTTCATGACGAGCGACGCCGAACAGAAGATCCTCAACGGCGCCTACGGCTCCATCCCGCCGGTCAAGGCCGCCCAGGAGGACCCCGCGTTCAGCGGCCCCGCGCTCGACGTCCTGCGCGAGACCCTCGCCACCAGCGCCAGCGCGCTGCCCCAGGTCCCCGAGGAGTCGCAGTTCGAGACCGTCGTGGGCACCGCCGTGAAGGAGCTGTTCGCCGACGCCGCGGCCGGCCGGGCGGTCACCACCGAGTCGGTGAAGGCCAAGCTCGAAAAGGCCCAGCAGCAGATGTCCACCTCGTGA
- a CDS encoding ROK family protein produces MTVRSGRTVRDLRRENRTAVLQRLYFDGPLSRFSLGPATGLSSGSVSNVVSELMAEGLVEEAGSVDSVGGRPRTLLRVSPQSGHMIGIDVGETRVRIELFDLALTELARVEKPLATEGPRRVDRYDVDVVVRYLREGIAEVLERTGIPAQGLLGVGIGVPGIVAHSAAEGAIVHGQTIGWDAVPLERYLRESGLLPETVPYYVDNGAKTLGQAEMWFGAGRGAKSAAVVLFGSGVGACVVSADMGPGRAVEWGHLTVRVRGRRCRCGAQGCLEAYAGAEALLERWAEAGGRPPTGVDEETALTAMLAAAYPAEGAADETALEVLEETAEYLGAGFSDLINLFQPERILVGGWAGLQLGRRFLDSVRAHATAYSLRYPAAHVTVDLGTLGPDAVTVGAAILPLADFFARGGRPVETEQKEPNPAWQTNLQDRAAQ; encoded by the coding sequence GTGACAGTACGCAGCGGTCGTACGGTACGTGACCTGCGGCGGGAGAATCGCACCGCCGTGTTGCAGCGGCTGTACTTCGACGGGCCGCTCAGCCGGTTCTCGCTCGGGCCCGCCACCGGCCTCAGCTCCGGATCGGTGAGCAACGTGGTCTCCGAGCTGATGGCGGAGGGACTGGTCGAGGAGGCCGGAAGCGTCGATTCCGTCGGCGGACGGCCTCGCACCCTGCTGCGGGTCAGCCCGCAGAGCGGGCACATGATCGGCATCGACGTGGGCGAGACCCGGGTCCGGATCGAGCTGTTCGACCTGGCGCTCACCGAGCTGGCCCGGGTGGAGAAGCCACTGGCCACGGAGGGGCCCCGGCGGGTCGACCGGTACGACGTCGATGTCGTCGTCCGGTACCTGCGCGAGGGCATTGCCGAGGTGCTGGAGCGGACCGGGATCCCGGCACAGGGGCTGCTGGGCGTCGGCATCGGCGTCCCCGGCATCGTCGCGCACTCCGCGGCGGAGGGCGCCATTGTGCACGGGCAGACGATCGGCTGGGACGCCGTACCGCTGGAGCGGTATCTGCGGGAGTCGGGGCTGCTGCCCGAGACGGTGCCCTACTACGTCGACAACGGCGCCAAGACGCTCGGCCAGGCCGAGATGTGGTTCGGCGCCGGGCGGGGCGCCAAGAGCGCGGCCGTGGTCCTCTTCGGGTCGGGTGTCGGCGCTTGCGTGGTCTCCGCCGACATGGGGCCGGGGCGGGCCGTGGAGTGGGGCCATCTGACCGTACGGGTCCGGGGGCGGCGCTGCCGCTGCGGCGCCCAGGGCTGCCTGGAGGCCTACGCGGGCGCCGAGGCGCTGCTGGAGCGGTGGGCGGAGGCGGGAGGGCGGCCGCCCACGGGAGTGGACGAGGAGACGGCGCTGACGGCGATGCTCGCCGCGGCCTATCCGGCCGAGGGCGCCGCGGACGAGACCGCGCTGGAGGTCCTGGAGGAGACCGCCGAGTACCTGGGCGCGGGCTTCTCCGACCTGATCAACCTGTTCCAGCCGGAGCGCATCCTGGTCGGCGGCTGGGCGGGGCTCCAACTGGGCCGCCGGTTCCTGGACTCGGTCCGGGCCCACGCCACCGCCTATTCGCTGCGCTACCCGGCCGCGCACGTCACCGTCGACCTGGGCACCCTCGGCCCGGACGCGGTCACGGTCGGCGCGGCGATCCTCCCGCTCGCCGACTTCTTCGCGCGCGGCGGACGCCCCGTGGAGACGGAGCAGAAGGAGCCGAACCCGGCCTGGCAGACCAACCTCCAGGACCGGGCGGCTCAGTAA